Proteins encoded together in one Anopheles darlingi chromosome 3, idAnoDarlMG_H_01, whole genome shotgun sequence window:
- the LOC125956502 gene encoding vacuolar protein sorting-associated protein 35 isoform X1: MYLWNSVNLDNSALYRRSAEPQTPINSVDEQDKLLNEAMTVVRAQAFQMKRFLDKDRLMEAMRCASTMLGELRTSLLSPKSYYELYMAITDELRHFEHYLLEEFQKGRKVPDLYEHVQYAGNIVPRLYLLITVGLVYIKTNGSLKRSILKDLVEMCRGVQHPLRGLFLRNYLLQCTRNILPDTTVVVSDENEGTVIDAIDFVLTNFAEMNKLWVRIQHQGHSSEKARREKEREELKILVGTNLVRLSQLESATLEVYQRLILPGILEQVVSCRDAIAQEYLMECIIQVFPDEFHLQTLDPFLKSCAQLQSGVNVKNIIISLIDRLALYNQRNGTVTQTSAGTTEILSAIPAEVQLFEVFSTQIANIVQMRKDLPLEDTVSLQVALISLAQKVYPDRVDYVDKVLETTTQILDRLNLSSISHSLSVNQELSRLLRLCVDFYNNIITILELKFFTPLLEKFDYTSRKAIALYLVMNILENETLIPTAEQVDSVLTMIAPLIRDQDDQPTERVNLEDFAEDQGIVGRFVHLLRSDDPDTQYKILIAARKHLGPGGQARIRYVLPPLVFQAYQLAYKYKSIAAEDEMWDKKCQKILQFCHSTIAVLAKTELPELALRLYLQGALCIGQIAYTNHEAVAYDFMTQAFSLYEDEISDSKSQFAAITLIIATVEQMTCFSEENAEPLRTSCALAASKLLKKPDQCRAVVTCASLFWSGKQNGQELRDEKRTLECLKKAAKIASQCLDVGVQLQLFVELLNHYLFYFTRGNTQITVSMLNQLIAKINEELPNLEPTEETKQIEMHYQNTLAHIRSRMEATDANSLETSFAGITLN, translated from the exons ATGTATCTGTGGAATTCGGTCAACTTGGATAACTCGGCCTTGTATCGCCGCTCGGCTGAA CCACAAACACCAATTAACTCGGTGGACGAGCAGGATAAGCTGCTGAACGAGGCAATGACGGTGGTGCGTGCGCAAGCGTTCCAGATGAAGCGCTTCCTGGACAAGGACCGGCTGATGGAGGCGATGCGGTGCGCCTCGACGATGCTGGGCGAGCTACGCACCTCGCTGCTTTCGCCCAAGAGCTACTACGAACTGTACATGGCCATTACGGACGAGCTGCGTCACTTTGAGCATTATCTACTGGAGGAGTTCCAGAAGGGGCGCAAGGTGCCGGATCTGTACGAGCATGTCCAGTACGCGGGCAATATCGTACCGCGGCTCTACCTGCTCATCACCGTTGGTCTCGTGTACATCAAGACAAACGGATCGCTCAAGCGTAGCATACTGAAGGATCTGGTCGAGATGTGCCGCGGTGTGCAGCATCCGCTCCGGGGCCTATTCCTGCGCAACTATCTGCTGCAGTGTACCCGCAACATTCTGCCCGATACGACGGTTGTCGTGAGCGACGAGAACGAGGGTACCGTGATCGACGCAATCGACTTTGTGCTGACCAACTTTGCCGAGATGAACAAACTGTGGGTTCGGATTCAGCATCAGGGACACTCGAGCGAAAAGGCACGCCGAGAGAAGGAACGGGAGGAGCTGAAGATTCTGGTGGGAACGAATCTGGTGCGGTTGTCGCAGCTCGAATCGGCCACGCTCGAAGTGTACCAGCGGCTCATACTGCCCGGTATACTGGAGCAGGTCGTTAGTTGCCGCGATGCGATCGCGCAGGAGTATCTGATGGAGTGCATCATTCAGGTGTTTCCGGATGAGTTCCATCTGCAGACGCTCGATCCATTCCTGAAATCATGTGCCCAGCTGCAGTCGGGTGTGAACGTGAAGAACATTATTATCTCACTGATCGATCGGCTGGCGCTGTACAATCAGCGTAACGGTACGGTCACGCAGACTTCGGCCGGTACGACGGAGATACTGTCGGCCATACCGGCCGAGGTGCAGTTGTTCGAAGTGTTTAGCACGCAGATCGCCAACATTGTGCAGATGCGCAAAGATCTACCACTGGAGGATACGGTATCGCTGCAGGTAGCGCTCATCAGCCTCGCCCAGAAAGTCTATCCCGATCGGGTTGATTACGTGGATAAGGTGCTAGAGACGACGACCCAGATTTTGGATCGACTCAACCTGTCAAG tatTTCCCATTCGCTCTCGGTGAACCAGGAGCTGTCGCGATTGTTGCGGCTGTGCGTGGACTTTTACAACAACATTATCACGATCCTGGAGTTAAAGTTCTTTACACCGCTGCTGGAAAAGTTCGACTACACGTCACGCAAAGCGATCGCACTGTATCTCGTGATGAACATACTAGAAAACGAAACGCTCATACCGACGGCCGAGCAGGTGGATAGTGTGCTCACGATGATCGCACCGCTGATCCGCGATCAGGACGATCAGCCAACGGAACGAGTTAATTTGGAGGACTTTGCCGAGGATCAGGGTATCGTGGGCCGGTTCGTGCATTTGCTTCGCTCCGATGATCCCGATACGCAGTACAAAATATTGATCGCGGCCCGAAAACATCTCGGTCCGGGTGGACAGGCGCGCATACGCTACGTGCTACCACCGTTGGTCTTTCAGGCGTACCAGCTGGCGTACAAGTACAAATCGATTGCTGCCGAGGATGAGATGTGGGACAAGAAGTGTCAGAAGATTTTGCAATTCTGCCACAGCACGATCGCGGTGCTGGCCAAGACGGAGCTGCCCGAGCTCGCTTTGCGGCTTTATCTGCAGGGGGCACTCTGCATCGGACAGATTGCCTACACCAACCACGAAGCTGTTGCGTACGATTTTATGACCCAG GCCTTCTCACTGTATGAGGACGAGATATCCGACTCCAAGTCACAGTTTGCTGCGATCACGCTCATTATAGCAACAGTTGAGCAGATGACTTGCTTCTCGGAGGAAAACGCGGAACCATTGCGTACGAGCTGTGCACTGGCTGCCTCAAAGCTGCTGAAGAAACCGGATcaatgccgtgccgtggtcaCCTGTGCCAGCCTGTTCTGGAGTGGAAA ACAAAATGGGCAGGAGTTACGCGATGAAAAGCGTACACTGGAGTGCTTGAAGAAGGCCGCCAAAATTGCCTCCCAGTGTCTGGACGTAGGCGTGCAGTTGCAGCTGTTCGTAGAGCTGCTAAATCACTATCTGTTCTATTTTACTCGGGGCAACACGCAAATAACCGTGTCAATGCTCAACCAG CTGATAGCAAAAATCAACGAAGAGCTGCCCAATCTGGAACCAACCGAGGAAACGAAGCAAATCGAAATGCATTACCAGAACACGCTGGCGCATATCCGCAGCCGGATGGAAGCAACGGACGCGAACTCATTGGAAACCTCGTTTGCCGGTATAACGTTGAACTag
- the LOC125956502 gene encoding vacuolar protein sorting-associated protein 35 isoform X2, with product MPQTPINSVDEQDKLLNEAMTVVRAQAFQMKRFLDKDRLMEAMRCASTMLGELRTSLLSPKSYYELYMAITDELRHFEHYLLEEFQKGRKVPDLYEHVQYAGNIVPRLYLLITVGLVYIKTNGSLKRSILKDLVEMCRGVQHPLRGLFLRNYLLQCTRNILPDTTVVVSDENEGTVIDAIDFVLTNFAEMNKLWVRIQHQGHSSEKARREKEREELKILVGTNLVRLSQLESATLEVYQRLILPGILEQVVSCRDAIAQEYLMECIIQVFPDEFHLQTLDPFLKSCAQLQSGVNVKNIIISLIDRLALYNQRNGTVTQTSAGTTEILSAIPAEVQLFEVFSTQIANIVQMRKDLPLEDTVSLQVALISLAQKVYPDRVDYVDKVLETTTQILDRLNLSSISHSLSVNQELSRLLRLCVDFYNNIITILELKFFTPLLEKFDYTSRKAIALYLVMNILENETLIPTAEQVDSVLTMIAPLIRDQDDQPTERVNLEDFAEDQGIVGRFVHLLRSDDPDTQYKILIAARKHLGPGGQARIRYVLPPLVFQAYQLAYKYKSIAAEDEMWDKKCQKILQFCHSTIAVLAKTELPELALRLYLQGALCIGQIAYTNHEAVAYDFMTQAFSLYEDEISDSKSQFAAITLIIATVEQMTCFSEENAEPLRTSCALAASKLLKKPDQCRAVVTCASLFWSGKQNGQELRDEKRTLECLKKAAKIASQCLDVGVQLQLFVELLNHYLFYFTRGNTQITVSMLNQLIAKINEELPNLEPTEETKQIEMHYQNTLAHIRSRMEATDANSLETSFAGITLN from the exons ATG CCACAAACACCAATTAACTCGGTGGACGAGCAGGATAAGCTGCTGAACGAGGCAATGACGGTGGTGCGTGCGCAAGCGTTCCAGATGAAGCGCTTCCTGGACAAGGACCGGCTGATGGAGGCGATGCGGTGCGCCTCGACGATGCTGGGCGAGCTACGCACCTCGCTGCTTTCGCCCAAGAGCTACTACGAACTGTACATGGCCATTACGGACGAGCTGCGTCACTTTGAGCATTATCTACTGGAGGAGTTCCAGAAGGGGCGCAAGGTGCCGGATCTGTACGAGCATGTCCAGTACGCGGGCAATATCGTACCGCGGCTCTACCTGCTCATCACCGTTGGTCTCGTGTACATCAAGACAAACGGATCGCTCAAGCGTAGCATACTGAAGGATCTGGTCGAGATGTGCCGCGGTGTGCAGCATCCGCTCCGGGGCCTATTCCTGCGCAACTATCTGCTGCAGTGTACCCGCAACATTCTGCCCGATACGACGGTTGTCGTGAGCGACGAGAACGAGGGTACCGTGATCGACGCAATCGACTTTGTGCTGACCAACTTTGCCGAGATGAACAAACTGTGGGTTCGGATTCAGCATCAGGGACACTCGAGCGAAAAGGCACGCCGAGAGAAGGAACGGGAGGAGCTGAAGATTCTGGTGGGAACGAATCTGGTGCGGTTGTCGCAGCTCGAATCGGCCACGCTCGAAGTGTACCAGCGGCTCATACTGCCCGGTATACTGGAGCAGGTCGTTAGTTGCCGCGATGCGATCGCGCAGGAGTATCTGATGGAGTGCATCATTCAGGTGTTTCCGGATGAGTTCCATCTGCAGACGCTCGATCCATTCCTGAAATCATGTGCCCAGCTGCAGTCGGGTGTGAACGTGAAGAACATTATTATCTCACTGATCGATCGGCTGGCGCTGTACAATCAGCGTAACGGTACGGTCACGCAGACTTCGGCCGGTACGACGGAGATACTGTCGGCCATACCGGCCGAGGTGCAGTTGTTCGAAGTGTTTAGCACGCAGATCGCCAACATTGTGCAGATGCGCAAAGATCTACCACTGGAGGATACGGTATCGCTGCAGGTAGCGCTCATCAGCCTCGCCCAGAAAGTCTATCCCGATCGGGTTGATTACGTGGATAAGGTGCTAGAGACGACGACCCAGATTTTGGATCGACTCAACCTGTCAAG tatTTCCCATTCGCTCTCGGTGAACCAGGAGCTGTCGCGATTGTTGCGGCTGTGCGTGGACTTTTACAACAACATTATCACGATCCTGGAGTTAAAGTTCTTTACACCGCTGCTGGAAAAGTTCGACTACACGTCACGCAAAGCGATCGCACTGTATCTCGTGATGAACATACTAGAAAACGAAACGCTCATACCGACGGCCGAGCAGGTGGATAGTGTGCTCACGATGATCGCACCGCTGATCCGCGATCAGGACGATCAGCCAACGGAACGAGTTAATTTGGAGGACTTTGCCGAGGATCAGGGTATCGTGGGCCGGTTCGTGCATTTGCTTCGCTCCGATGATCCCGATACGCAGTACAAAATATTGATCGCGGCCCGAAAACATCTCGGTCCGGGTGGACAGGCGCGCATACGCTACGTGCTACCACCGTTGGTCTTTCAGGCGTACCAGCTGGCGTACAAGTACAAATCGATTGCTGCCGAGGATGAGATGTGGGACAAGAAGTGTCAGAAGATTTTGCAATTCTGCCACAGCACGATCGCGGTGCTGGCCAAGACGGAGCTGCCCGAGCTCGCTTTGCGGCTTTATCTGCAGGGGGCACTCTGCATCGGACAGATTGCCTACACCAACCACGAAGCTGTTGCGTACGATTTTATGACCCAG GCCTTCTCACTGTATGAGGACGAGATATCCGACTCCAAGTCACAGTTTGCTGCGATCACGCTCATTATAGCAACAGTTGAGCAGATGACTTGCTTCTCGGAGGAAAACGCGGAACCATTGCGTACGAGCTGTGCACTGGCTGCCTCAAAGCTGCTGAAGAAACCGGATcaatgccgtgccgtggtcaCCTGTGCCAGCCTGTTCTGGAGTGGAAA ACAAAATGGGCAGGAGTTACGCGATGAAAAGCGTACACTGGAGTGCTTGAAGAAGGCCGCCAAAATTGCCTCCCAGTGTCTGGACGTAGGCGTGCAGTTGCAGCTGTTCGTAGAGCTGCTAAATCACTATCTGTTCTATTTTACTCGGGGCAACACGCAAATAACCGTGTCAATGCTCAACCAG CTGATAGCAAAAATCAACGAAGAGCTGCCCAATCTGGAACCAACCGAGGAAACGAAGCAAATCGAAATGCATTACCAGAACACGCTGGCGCATATCCGCAGCCGGATGGAAGCAACGGACGCGAACTCATTGGAAACCTCGTTTGCCGGTATAACGTTGAACTag